A section of the Acidobacterium capsulatum ATCC 51196 genome encodes:
- a CDS encoding helix-turn-helix domain-containing protein gives MLRLEDFMEIQKLHHEGWSVTEIARHLSIDRKTVRKYLREAPRAYERKPKSWKIDPWRPWLRERWEQGVHNASRLFMEMRK, from the coding sequence ATGCTGCGACTGGAGGATTTCATGGAGATACAGAAGCTGCATCATGAGGGCTGGAGCGTGACGGAGATCGCCCGGCATCTGAGCATCGACCGCAAGACGGTGCGGAAGTACCTGCGGGAAGCGCCGCGGGCGTATGAACGCAAGCCGAAGAGCTGGAAGATCGATCCCTGGCGGCCCTGGCTGCGGGAGCGCTGGGAGCAGGGCGTGCATAACGCCAGCCGGTTATTTATGGAGATGCGCAAGTGA